One Polynucleobacter sp. MWH-Spelu-300-X4 genomic window carries:
- a CDS encoding OmpH family outer membrane protein, producing MIRLNTTIRLLAVSAMATSLISVAVAADDAPKDSGSRIGVVSTERIFKESALAKASQAKLQSEFAKREKELRDEAQKIKTAAEKLDKDAAVMSDTDRVRKQRDLADSDRELQRKQREFTDDVNQRSFEERSKIAQKANQALKLVAEQRKLDLIVQEAAYVNPKIDVTDDVIKALNNLR from the coding sequence ATGATTCGTTTGAATACAACTATCCGATTACTAGCTGTTAGTGCAATGGCTACATCTTTAATTTCAGTAGCAGTTGCTGCAGATGATGCACCAAAAGACTCAGGTAGTCGTATTGGCGTTGTTAGCACTGAGCGTATTTTCAAAGAGTCTGCTTTAGCTAAAGCTAGTCAAGCAAAATTACAAAGTGAATTTGCTAAGCGTGAAAAAGAATTACGTGATGAGGCTCAAAAAATTAAAACAGCAGCGGAAAAGCTAGATAAAGATGCTGCTGTTATGTCAGATACTGACCGCGTTCGTAAGCAACGTGATTTAGCTGATTCTGATCGTGAGTTGCAACGTAAACAACGAGAGTTTACAGATGATGTTAATCAACGTAGTTTCGAAGAGCGTTCAAAAATTGCTCAAAAAGCTAATCAAGCTCTAAAACTTGTGGCGGAACAACGTAAATTGGATTTGATTGTTCAAGAGGCGGCTTATGTTAATCCTAAGATTGATGTAACTGACGATGTCATCAAAGCTTTAAATAACTTACGTTAA
- the lpxD gene encoding UDP-3-O-(3-hydroxymyristoyl)glucosamine N-acyltransferase, protein MPTIAELAERYSARLAGDGQLHISGLATLAEANQSQLAFLANPLYRVDAISSSAAGIIVSEADYEYLVTHSDSKVSRSYLIHKNPYAVFARIAQEFARQSKPALQPGIHPLAVIEEGVRISSSAHIGPFCHIATGSTVGDRAILDANISIGNNVSIGDDVHLYPNVSIYNDCSIGHRSIIHSGAVIGSDGFGFAPDLAVGEWVKVPQVGSVEIGCDVEIGSNTSIDRGAMANTIIENGCKIDNLVQIAHNVHVGALTVIAGCAAIAGSTTIGKMCIIGGSANFAGHLTIADRTTISGGTNVIKSIDKPGQQFTSVYPMLPHADWEKNAAILRGLDKMRHRIRDLENQIKALIEQKK, encoded by the coding sequence ATGCCAACTATTGCTGAGTTAGCCGAACGTTATTCGGCTCGCTTGGCTGGTGACGGTCAGCTACATATTTCTGGCCTGGCCACATTAGCCGAAGCCAATCAAAGTCAATTGGCTTTTTTGGCCAATCCCCTTTATAGAGTTGATGCTATATCTAGCTCAGCAGCAGGCATCATTGTTTCAGAAGCTGATTATGAGTATCTTGTAACTCATTCAGACTCTAAAGTCAGCCGATCTTACTTAATCCACAAAAACCCATACGCTGTTTTTGCACGGATTGCTCAAGAGTTTGCTAGGCAATCAAAGCCAGCACTTCAACCTGGCATACATCCTTTGGCAGTTATTGAGGAGGGTGTAAGAATTTCTTCTTCTGCCCATATTGGTCCTTTTTGTCACATTGCAACCGGATCAACAGTAGGAGATAGAGCGATATTAGATGCGAATATTTCCATAGGCAATAACGTATCAATTGGTGATGATGTTCATCTTTATCCCAATGTGAGCATTTATAACGATTGCAGTATTGGTCATCGCTCCATTATTCATAGCGGTGCAGTTATTGGATCTGATGGGTTTGGTTTTGCGCCTGACTTAGCCGTCGGGGAGTGGGTAAAAGTGCCCCAGGTAGGCTCTGTTGAAATTGGGTGTGATGTAGAAATTGGCTCAAATACTTCTATTGATAGGGGAGCAATGGCTAATACGATCATAGAAAATGGCTGCAAAATCGATAATTTGGTGCAGATTGCTCATAATGTCCATGTTGGAGCGCTTACTGTCATTGCAGGTTGTGCAGCTATTGCTGGAAGCACTACTATTGGAAAAATGTGCATTATCGGCGGATCGGCTAATTTTGCAGGGCATCTAACGATTGCAGACAGAACAACTATTTCGGGTGGCACTAATGTTATCAAGTCAATTGACAAGCCAGGTCAGCAATTTACAAGCGTCTATCCTATGCTACCTCATGCTGATTGGGAAAAGAATGCTGCTATTTTGCGTGGTCTAGATAAAATGAGACATCGAATTAGAGATTTAGAAAACCAAATAAAAGCATTAATAGAACAAAAAAAATAA
- the fabZ gene encoding 3-hydroxyacyl-ACP dehydratase FabZ translates to MSELVNFDINQILKMLPHRYPFLLVDRVLELEAGQRVKALKNITMNEPQFMGHFPEFPVMPGVLILEALAQTAALLTFGKDAVDDSVYFFVGIDNARFKKPVTPGDQLILNASVERFKGGIWKFKTFATVNDAVVTEADLMCTIRKKEA, encoded by the coding sequence ATGAGTGAATTAGTCAACTTTGATATCAACCAAATCTTAAAGATGCTACCGCATCGTTATCCATTTCTTTTAGTTGACCGTGTTCTTGAGTTAGAGGCAGGGCAAAGGGTTAAGGCTTTAAAAAATATCACCATGAATGAACCTCAATTTATGGGGCATTTTCCGGAATTCCCAGTGATGCCTGGAGTTTTAATTCTTGAAGCATTAGCTCAAACAGCTGCTTTATTAACCTTTGGTAAAGATGCAGTAGACGATTCTGTTTATTTCTTTGTGGGCATTGATAATGCCAGATTTAAAAAGCCAGTTACCCCAGGCGATCAATTAATTTTGAATGCTTCAGTTGAGAGGTTCAAAGGTGGTATTTGGAAATTTAAAACATTTGCAACCGTTAATGATGCAGTAGTAACAGAAGCAGATTTAATGTGCACGATTCGTAAAAAGGAAGCCTAA
- the lpxA gene encoding acyl-ACP--UDP-N-acetylglucosamine O-acyltransferase: protein MALIHKTAVIDPNAEIAEGVEVGPYAVIGPHVKIGAGTKVGAHSVLEGHTTIGIDNKIGHFASVGGAPQDMKYRDEPTQLIIGDRNVIREFTTLHTGTIQDAGFTKIGNDNWIMAYVHIAHDCVVGNNTIFSNNAQIAGHVHVGDWAILGGMSGVHQFVRIGEHSMIGGASKLVQDLPPYVIASGAIAEPHGLNAEGLKRRGFTSESIAALRQAYKILYKQGLSFEDAKKSLLDLATEKQSESDSAEKIKLFHDFIAASQRGIAR from the coding sequence ATGGCTTTGATTCACAAGACTGCTGTTATTGACCCTAACGCGGAAATAGCGGAAGGTGTTGAGGTTGGCCCTTACGCTGTCATTGGCCCCCATGTGAAGATTGGGGCTGGAACAAAGGTTGGGGCCCATTCGGTGCTAGAGGGTCATACAACTATTGGTATCGATAATAAGATTGGTCATTTTGCTTCGGTTGGTGGAGCTCCTCAAGATATGAAATATCGAGATGAGCCAACTCAATTAATCATTGGCGATCGTAATGTGATTCGTGAATTTACAACTTTGCATACCGGCACTATTCAGGATGCTGGTTTTACAAAAATTGGTAATGACAATTGGATTATGGCCTATGTACATATTGCCCATGATTGTGTTGTGGGAAATAACACTATTTTTTCTAATAATGCACAAATTGCTGGCCATGTACACGTGGGAGATTGGGCAATTCTTGGCGGTATGAGCGGTGTTCATCAATTTGTTCGTATTGGCGAGCATTCAATGATTGGTGGAGCTTCAAAATTAGTTCAAGATCTACCCCCTTATGTAATTGCCTCTGGAGCCATCGCAGAACCTCATGGGTTAAATGCTGAAGGTCTAAAACGTCGAGGTTTTACGTCGGAATCGATTGCCGCTCTAAGACAAGCTTATAAAATTTTATATAAACAAGGTTTGAGTTTTGAAGATGCTAAAAAATCTTTACTAGATTTAGCCACTGAAAAACAATCCGAATCTGACTCTGCCGAGAAAATAAAACTATTCCATGACTTTATCGCCGCTTCACAGCGCGGCATCGCCCGCTAA
- the lpxB gene encoding lipid-A-disaccharide synthase, which translates to MTLSPLHSAASPANQIDHSYLACVAGEPSGDMLAASVLAGMKQISSTSRVTTRGVGGPKMIAEGFDALWPMETLAVRGYVEAIKQLPAILKLRKALLHELLQNRPSAYLGIDAPDFNLGVERKLKSEGIPTIHFISPSIWAWRGERIHKIKQSVDRMLCIFPFEAAIYQEVGMEATYVGHPLASTIPLVPDIATARNKLSIGSEKALVAVLPGSRQSEIDLIGPRFFDAIELMYKSYGSDVEFIIPIATPALKSKIELMADQVRQRLSSIQIHLINGQASLALEACDVVLIASGTATLEAALWKKPMVISYVVPRLTAWIMKKQGYLPYVGLPNILAREFVVPELLQDDATPEALAHATLNWLDESEKVRSLKNRFTEMHHTLNLPTGKLVAEVIADVIHA; encoded by the coding sequence ATGACTTTATCGCCGCTTCACAGCGCGGCATCGCCCGCTAATCAGATCGATCATTCATATTTAGCTTGTGTTGCAGGTGAACCCTCTGGGGATATGCTGGCAGCATCAGTTTTAGCTGGCATGAAACAAATCTCCAGCACATCAAGAGTGACCACTAGGGGAGTAGGTGGTCCAAAAATGATTGCTGAAGGTTTTGATGCCTTATGGCCAATGGAAACATTAGCGGTTAGAGGTTATGTTGAGGCCATTAAACAGCTCCCGGCTATTCTAAAATTACGCAAAGCACTTCTCCATGAATTGCTTCAAAATCGACCTTCAGCTTATCTAGGAATCGATGCTCCTGACTTTAACTTAGGTGTGGAAAGAAAGCTGAAGTCAGAGGGAATCCCAACAATTCACTTTATCAGCCCATCTATTTGGGCGTGGCGCGGTGAACGCATACACAAAATTAAACAATCTGTTGATAGGATGCTGTGTATTTTCCCCTTTGAAGCTGCCATCTATCAGGAAGTGGGGATGGAGGCTACCTATGTTGGTCATCCATTAGCATCAACTATTCCATTAGTACCTGATATAGCAACCGCAAGAAATAAATTAAGCATAGGGAGTGAGAAAGCTCTTGTTGCAGTTCTACCAGGTAGCCGTCAATCAGAAATTGATTTAATTGGTCCACGATTTTTTGATGCCATTGAACTAATGTATAAATCATATGGCTCAGATGTTGAATTTATTATCCCAATTGCTACTCCTGCACTTAAATCTAAAATTGAGTTAATGGCTGATCAAGTACGCCAGCGTCTAAGCTCAATTCAGATCCACCTAATCAATGGACAGGCAAGTCTAGCTTTAGAAGCTTGTGATGTTGTATTAATTGCCAGTGGCACTGCTACTTTAGAAGCTGCATTATGGAAAAAGCCAATGGTTATTTCTTATGTAGTCCCTAGGTTAACGGCATGGATTATGAAAAAACAAGGCTATTTACCTTATGTAGGATTGCCCAATATCCTGGCAAGAGAATTTGTTGTTCCTGAACTCTTGCAGGATGATGCAACTCCAGAAGCTTTGGCTCATGCCACATTAAATTGGTTAGATGAATCTGAAAAAGTTAGGTCACTAAAGAACCGTTTTACAGAAATGCACCATACGCTCAATCTCCCAACTGGTAAATTGGTGGCAGAGGTTATTGCGGATGTTATTCATGCTTAA
- the rnhB gene encoding ribonuclease HII, translating into MLFMLNDEVVCGVDEAGRGPLAGSVVAAAVVLNPAKPISGLKDSKKLTAKAREDLYELIIRDALAWSIAEASAVEIDSINILQATMLAMKRAVEGLEKMLGTMPDKALIDGNRCPQLNIEMEAIIKGDSKVQSISAASILAKVKRDRDMHQLHLRYPMYGFDQHMGYPTQAHFLALNQFGPCPEHRRSFAPVKAALEVKLL; encoded by the coding sequence ATGTTATTCATGCTTAACGATGAAGTTGTTTGTGGTGTTGATGAGGCAGGTAGAGGGCCATTAGCTGGCTCTGTTGTTGCTGCGGCAGTTGTATTGAATCCAGCTAAGCCAATTTCCGGTTTAAAAGATTCTAAAAAATTAACCGCTAAAGCTCGTGAAGATCTGTATGAGCTAATTATCAGGGATGCTCTTGCCTGGTCGATTGCTGAAGCCAGCGCTGTAGAAATTGATTCCATTAATATCTTGCAAGCTACTATGTTAGCCATGAAAAGGGCTGTTGAGGGTTTGGAAAAGATGCTAGGAACAATGCCAGATAAAGCCTTAATTGATGGTAATCGTTGTCCACAACTTAATATTGAAATGGAAGCAATTATTAAGGGTGATAGTAAAGTTCAATCCATTTCAGCAGCATCTATATTGGCCAAGGTTAAACGCGATAGAGATATGCATCAATTACATTTAAGATACCCCATGTATGGATTTGATCAACATATGGGCTATCCGACACAAGCCCATTTTTTAGCTTTGAACCAATTTGGTCCTTGCCCTGAACACAGAAGAAGTTTTGCTCCAGTAAAGGCTGCTTTAGAGGTGAAATTATTATGA
- a CDS encoding RNA methyltransferase — translation MKQAKLISSLDNPLIKRIKFLLDSGSKASKIRGETNLTVIEGVHLAQAWLGSEDLLEIFTTEEGMSQSEIAAVIDTQLAVFPQTDLYILDAALWKKITDLGNAPPIMASIRISKHEFPMSFKDDVLILDAVQDAGNVGSMMRSSLAAGVKNIVCMKGTAQAWSPKVLRSGMGAHRHLKIYEGWTLNNIREKIKIPLLATSLNSETNLYDLGQELKTPKAWVFGNEGAGVSPEILAIAKGVLIPQDFCIESLNVAAATAVCLFEMLRVRRY, via the coding sequence ATGAAACAAGCTAAGCTAATCAGCTCTTTGGATAATCCATTAATTAAACGCATCAAATTTTTATTAGACTCAGGAAGCAAAGCTAGCAAGATTAGAGGTGAGACAAATTTAACTGTTATTGAAGGAGTTCACCTAGCTCAAGCTTGGCTAGGGAGCGAAGATTTGCTGGAAATTTTTACTACAGAAGAAGGAATGTCTCAATCTGAAATCGCGGCTGTGATTGATACCCAGTTAGCAGTTTTCCCACAAACAGATTTATATATTCTAGATGCTGCATTGTGGAAAAAAATTACTGATCTTGGAAATGCCCCCCCAATCATGGCTTCTATTCGGATTTCAAAGCATGAATTTCCTATGAGCTTCAAAGATGATGTGTTGATACTAGATGCTGTTCAAGATGCTGGTAATGTTGGCTCCATGATGAGAAGTTCTTTAGCAGCCGGAGTTAAGAATATTGTTTGCATGAAGGGGACTGCTCAAGCTTGGTCTCCTAAGGTTTTAAGATCTGGAATGGGCGCTCATAGACATTTAAAAATTTATGAAGGTTGGACTCTTAATAATATTAGGGAAAAGATCAAGATTCCTTTACTGGCAACTAGCCTAAACTCAGAAACCAACTTGTATGATCTAGGCCAAGAGTTAAAAACTCCTAAAGCATGGGTTTTTGGTAATGAAGGTGCAGGGGTTAGCCCAGAAATATTGGCAATTGCAAAAGGAGTTTTGATTCCTCAGGATTTTTGCATTGAATCACTTAATGTTGCCGCAGCTACAGCCGTATGCCTGTTTGAAATGCTGCGGGTACGTCGCTATTAA
- a CDS encoding pyruvate, water dikinase regulatory protein: protein MSAKPRTVFIVSDGTGITAETFSQSILAQFELPFRQIRLPFVDTVDKAHQAVREINDHAKTSGQQPIVFTTLVDPEVNQIVTASSGLMMDMFQTFIVPLEQALGVKSTHAIGRFHNNASTDSYKNRIEAINFSLAHDDGQSNQNLADADVILVGVSRSGKTPTSLYLAMQYGLKSANYPLIPDDFERNQMPVDIQPYKKKLFGLTIDPMRLSEIRNERRPGSNYAKIANCRYEVSEAEAMMRKHSIPWLSTTNKSIEEIATTILQEIKPEQRTNY, encoded by the coding sequence ATGAGCGCTAAACCCCGTACAGTATTCATCGTTTCGGATGGCACCGGAATTACTGCAGAAACCTTTAGTCAGTCTATATTGGCCCAATTCGAGCTCCCTTTTAGACAAATTCGCTTACCTTTTGTGGATACAGTTGATAAAGCTCATCAAGCGGTTAGGGAAATTAATGACCATGCTAAAACTTCAGGTCAGCAACCGATTGTATTTACGACCTTAGTAGACCCTGAAGTGAATCAGATTGTGACAGCTTCAAGCGGGCTAATGATGGACATGTTTCAAACATTCATTGTTCCTCTTGAGCAAGCATTAGGAGTTAAGTCAACGCATGCTATCGGACGTTTTCACAATAATGCGTCAACAGACTCCTATAAAAATCGTATTGAAGCCATTAATTTCTCTTTGGCACATGATGATGGTCAGTCCAATCAGAACTTAGCGGATGCAGATGTCATCTTGGTGGGAGTTTCTAGAAGTGGGAAAACCCCAACAAGTCTTTACTTGGCTATGCAATACGGTCTGAAATCTGCTAACTACCCTTTGATTCCAGATGATTTTGAACGTAATCAAATGCCGGTTGATATACAGCCTTATAAAAAGAAATTATTTGGGTTAACTATTGACCCTATGCGCCTATCAGAAATTCGAAATGAACGTCGACCTGGAAGTAATTACGCCAAGATAGCCAATTGTCGTTATGAAGTCAGTGAGGCCGAGGCAATGATGCGCAAGCACAGCATTCCTTGGTTATCGACGACCAATAAATCTATTGAGGAAATTGCTACAACTATCCTTCAAGAAATTAAACCCGAACAACGCACTAATTATTAA
- the ppsA gene encoding phosphoenolpyruvate synthase, producing MSNPNHANAYVLPFEELRMTDVESVGGKNASLGEMISQLNASGVRVPTGFATTALAFRDFLIHNKLTERINVRLDELNVDDVKALAEAGAEIRRWVEDAPFQERLEKEIREAFAKLDADGKGSFAVRSSATAEDLPDASFAGQQESFLNVVGIEDILHRIREVFASLYNDRAISYRVHKGFAHAEVALSAGIQRMVRSDKAASGVMFTLDTESGFEDAVFITSSYGLGETVVQGAVNPDEFYVFKPTLAAGKYPIIRRSLGSKLIQMQFTAPGEQGRVKTVEVPLEQRNRYSITDEDVAELARYAVIIEKHYQRPMDIEWGKDGIDGKIYILQARPETVKSQAQGKVEMRYKLKGHSTVLTTGRAIGQKIGTGTVRVVKDASEMDRVQPGDVLVADMTDPNWEPVMKRAAAIVTNRGGRTCHAAIIARELGVPAVVGCTNATDVLKDGAVVTVSCAEGDEGRIYDGPIETEVTEISRGTLPEIPVKIMMNVGNPQLAFDFCQIPNGGVGLARLEFIINNNIGVHPKAILEYPNIDLDLKKAVESVARGHASPKAFYVDKLAEGIATIAAAFYPKPVIVRMSDFKSNEYKKLIGGSRYEPDEENPMLGFRGASRYISEDFAEAFAMECEAMKRVRNDMGLTNVEIMIPFVRTVTQAEKVIGLLSKQGLKRGENGLRVIMMCEVPSNAILAEQFLEHFDGFSIGSNDLTQLSLGLDRDSGMELLAIDFDERDPAVEFLIARAIETCLAKGKYIGICGQGPSDHPDFAKWLMDKGIKSISLNPDSVVDTWTMLAKK from the coding sequence ATGTCCAATCCAAACCATGCTAACGCATACGTTTTACCTTTTGAAGAGCTAAGAATGACTGATGTTGAGTCAGTTGGCGGCAAAAATGCTTCACTTGGTGAAATGATTTCACAATTAAATGCATCAGGAGTTCGTGTACCGACAGGTTTTGCCACCACTGCCTTAGCCTTCCGTGATTTCTTAATTCACAATAAATTAACTGAACGCATTAATGTGCGTTTAGATGAACTCAACGTTGATGATGTTAAGGCTCTTGCAGAAGCGGGTGCTGAAATTCGTCGATGGGTTGAAGACGCTCCCTTTCAAGAACGTCTTGAAAAAGAAATTCGAGAGGCTTTCGCCAAGTTAGATGCTGATGGCAAAGGCTCTTTTGCTGTTAGATCTTCAGCCACCGCGGAGGATTTGCCTGATGCATCATTTGCTGGTCAACAAGAATCATTCTTGAACGTCGTAGGTATCGAAGATATTTTGCACCGCATTCGTGAAGTATTTGCTTCTCTGTATAACGATCGTGCTATTTCTTACCGGGTACATAAAGGTTTTGCTCACGCAGAAGTAGCTTTATCCGCAGGTATTCAAAGAATGGTTCGCTCAGACAAAGCAGCTTCTGGCGTCATGTTTACTTTAGATACAGAATCTGGCTTTGAGGATGCTGTCTTTATTACATCAAGTTATGGCCTTGGTGAGACAGTTGTTCAAGGAGCGGTCAATCCTGATGAATTTTATGTGTTTAAACCTACTCTAGCAGCAGGTAAATATCCAATTATCAGAAGAAGCCTAGGTTCAAAATTAATTCAAATGCAATTTACTGCTCCTGGAGAACAGGGTAGAGTAAAAACAGTAGAGGTTCCACTAGAACAACGTAACCGCTATTCAATTACTGATGAAGATGTTGCAGAATTAGCCAGATATGCAGTCATCATCGAGAAACACTATCAACGCCCGATGGACATTGAATGGGGTAAAGATGGCATTGATGGAAAAATATATATTCTTCAAGCTCGTCCAGAGACAGTAAAGAGCCAAGCGCAGGGTAAGGTTGAGATGCGCTATAAATTAAAGGGCCATTCAACTGTTCTAACAACGGGTAGAGCGATTGGTCAAAAAATTGGCACTGGTACTGTCCGAGTTGTAAAAGATGCGAGTGAAATGGATCGCGTACAACCAGGTGATGTATTAGTTGCTGATATGACTGACCCTAATTGGGAGCCAGTGATGAAAAGAGCCGCTGCAATCGTAACCAATCGAGGTGGACGTACGTGTCATGCTGCAATTATTGCTCGTGAACTAGGGGTGCCTGCTGTTGTAGGTTGCACTAATGCTACCGATGTTCTAAAAGATGGTGCTGTTGTAACGGTATCTTGTGCTGAAGGTGATGAAGGACGTATTTATGATGGTCCTATTGAAACTGAAGTTACCGAAATAAGCCGTGGTACCTTGCCTGAAATTCCAGTAAAAATTATGATGAACGTTGGCAACCCTCAGCTTGCTTTTGACTTCTGTCAGATTCCAAATGGCGGTGTTGGTCTAGCGCGTCTAGAGTTCATTATTAACAATAATATTGGCGTACATCCAAAAGCAATTTTAGAGTACCCAAATATTGATCTTGACCTGAAAAAAGCAGTGGAAAGTGTCGCTAGAGGACACGCTAGCCCTAAAGCATTTTATGTTGATAAATTGGCAGAGGGGATTGCAACCATTGCGGCTGCGTTCTACCCTAAACCAGTCATTGTTCGCATGTCTGACTTCAAGTCAAATGAATATAAGAAGCTCATTGGTGGCTCACGCTATGAACCAGATGAAGAAAATCCAATGCTTGGCTTCCGTGGCGCCTCACGTTATATCTCAGAAGATTTTGCAGAAGCTTTTGCTATGGAATGCGAAGCAATGAAGCGTGTTCGTAACGATATGGGATTAACAAACGTTGAAATCATGATCCCATTCGTCAGAACCGTCACTCAAGCAGAAAAAGTAATTGGTTTATTGAGCAAGCAAGGATTAAAGCGTGGTGAAAATGGATTGCGCGTTATTATGATGTGTGAGGTACCTTCTAACGCCATCCTGGCTGAGCAGTTCCTTGAGCACTTTGATGGATTCTCAATTGGCTCGAATGACCTAACTCAATTATCTCTTGGATTAGATCGAGACTCAGGCATGGAACTATTAGCTATTGACTTCGATGAGCGGGATCCTGCTGTTGAATTCTTAATTGCTAGAGCCATTGAGACTTGCCTAGCCAAAGGTAAGTACATTGGTATTTGCGGTCAAGGCCCTTCAGACCATCCAGACTTTGCTAAGTGGCTAATGGATAAAGGTATTAAATCTATTTCCTTAAATCCTGATAGCGTAGTAGATACTTGGACAATGCTAGCAAAAAAATAG
- the smpB gene encoding SsrA-binding protein SmpB, which yields MSIIDNKKAFFDYFIEEKFEAGMVLQGWEVKAIREGRVQIKEAYVVIRNAEIYLIGCHISPLISASTHVLADPGRTRKLLLNAIEIKKMIGKVEQRGYTLIPLNLHFSKGRVKCEIGLGRGKKQHDKREASKDRDWQIEKARIMRSGSKLRD from the coding sequence ATGAGCATTATTGATAACAAAAAAGCTTTCTTTGATTATTTTATTGAGGAAAAGTTTGAGGCCGGTATGGTTCTTCAAGGATGGGAGGTTAAAGCCATTAGGGAGGGACGCGTCCAGATTAAAGAAGCCTATGTTGTTATTAGAAATGCTGAAATTTATCTAATTGGATGCCATATTAGCCCACTAATATCTGCCTCAACTCATGTATTGGCAGACCCAGGTCGGACTAGAAAGCTATTACTAAATGCTATCGAAATTAAGAAAATGATTGGTAAAGTTGAGCAACGTGGCTACACCCTAATTCCTCTTAATTTGCATTTCAGTAAAGGTCGAGTGAAATGCGAAATTGGGCTTGGCCGAGGTAAAAAGCAACATGATAAGCGTGAGGCAAGCAAGGATCGCGACTGGCAAATAGAAAAAGCCCGAATTATGCGTTCGGGCTCTAAGCTGAGAGATTAA
- a CDS encoding type II toxin-antitoxin system RatA family toxin, with amino-acid sequence MADVFKTVLIPHSAERMYHLVTDVTKYPEFLPWCGGVEVFEESESILDAKIHIKFKGLNQYFHTRNTNTRASSIDMKFVDGPFKSFEGKWIFTSLREDACKVEFQLHYEFESVLLEKVIGPVFGMIAGTFVDGFVKRADQLYGT; translated from the coding sequence ATGGCAGACGTATTTAAGACCGTACTTATTCCTCATTCCGCAGAACGGATGTACCACTTGGTGACGGATGTGACTAAGTATCCCGAGTTCCTTCCATGGTGCGGTGGAGTAGAGGTTTTTGAAGAGAGTGAAAGTATTCTAGATGCCAAAATCCATATTAAATTTAAGGGATTAAATCAGTATTTTCATACAAGAAATACCAATACACGGGCATCCTCTATTGATATGAAGTTTGTGGATGGCCCATTTAAAAGTTTTGAGGGTAAATGGATATTTACCTCCCTTCGCGAGGATGCCTGTAAAGTTGAGTTTCAACTTCATTATGAATTTGAAAGTGTCCTACTTGAAAAGGTTATTGGGCCTGTTTTTGGAATGATTGCAGGAACCTTCGTGGACGGCTTTGTAAAAAGGGCAGATCAGCTCTATGGGACTTAA
- a CDS encoding RnfH family protein, whose translation MGLKLNILLCDARSEPILLKNCIWEPAPNQAVTVGQALIALGVVTGQTDPKISRKGCFGVFGKRKDWDSPVYDGDRLELYGELLIDPMEARRKKANKNLDARLQAKAAGRKGRFLSK comes from the coding sequence ATGGGACTTAAATTGAATATTCTGTTGTGTGACGCTAGATCAGAGCCTATTTTGCTTAAAAATTGCATTTGGGAGCCTGCACCCAATCAAGCTGTTACTGTTGGGCAAGCGCTCATAGCACTGGGGGTTGTAACAGGTCAAACCGACCCTAAAATTTCCCGAAAGGGCTGTTTTGGAGTTTTTGGGAAGCGTAAAGACTGGGATAGCCCTGTTTATGACGGAGATCGTCTAGAGCTCTATGGTGAACTGCTTATAGATCCCATGGAGGCTCGAAGGAAAAAAGCCAATAAAAACCTAGATGCAAGGCTTCAGGCCAAGGCAGCAGGTAGAAAAGGGCGTTTTTTAAGCAAATAA